A region from the Brachyspira hampsonii genome encodes:
- a CDS encoding 4'-phosphopantetheinyl transferase family protein, translated as MTYLEYSFNDNKNRAEARKTLENLILSMSENHYNKNNLVIEREENKKPYFKNENSLYFNGTHTSDLFAAVMSNEYNVGIDAENIRDRDYFAIAEEYFYKSEIEYLKNTHKLEIDFFTIWTIKEAYVKMLGKTIFDIKNSIEVDLLEREVRNADNLFFASFILDDSYIISVCFDTKNDVDLNIQDFNLNMLFAYPTLPNININM; from the coding sequence ATGACTTATTTAGAGTACAGTTTCAATGATAATAAAAATAGGGCAGAGGCAAGAAAAACATTAGAAAATTTGATTCTTTCTATGTCTGAAAATCATTATAATAAAAATAATTTAGTTATAGAAAGAGAAGAAAACAAAAAACCTTATTTTAAAAATGAAAATAGTCTGTATTTTAATGGTACTCATACTTCGGATTTATTTGCCGCTGTTATGAGTAATGAATATAATGTTGGGATAGATGCCGAAAATATAAGGGATAGGGATTATTTTGCTATTGCAGAAGAATATTTTTATAAAAGTGAAATTGAATATCTTAAAAATACACATAAATTAGAGATAGATTTTTTTACTATATGGACAATTAAAGAAGCGTATGTAAAAATGCTTGGAAAAACTATTTTTGATATAAAAAATTCTATAGAGGTAGATTTGCTTGAGAGAGAAGTGAGAAATGCTGATAATTTATTTTTTGCTTCTTTTATACTTGATGACTCATATATAATAAGTGTATGTTTTGATACAAAAAATGATGTTGATTTGAATATTCAGGATTTTAATTTAAATATGTTATTTGCTTATCCTACATTGCCAAATATTAATATAAATATGTAA